One window of the Microvirga mediterraneensis genome contains the following:
- a CDS encoding DUF1289 domain-containing protein, translating to MTRVSSPCIRVCMLDPETGLCEGCGRTREEIAGWYRMSEEDRQRIMAALPERMREAFAIESPFAPQADKAG from the coding sequence ATGACCCGCGTTTCCAGCCCCTGCATCCGTGTCTGCATGCTCGACCCTGAAACGGGGCTCTGCGAAGGCTGCGGCCGCACGCGGGAGGAGATCGCCGGCTGGTACCGCATGAGCGAAGAAGACCGCCAGCGGATCATGGCCGCGCTGCCGGAGCGGATGCGCGAAGCCTTTGCCATCGAGTCGCCCTTCGCGCCTCAAGCCGACAAGGCGGGGTGA
- a CDS encoding thermonuclease family protein, with translation MRFRRRRSRSSGITSLIVALALAGGAGLAMKPNGRSLEGRAQVTDGDTIRIGETRIRLKGIDAPEIRQNCSRSGRSYACGETSRRALIDLVSGETVRCRATGRDRYQRVLARCTVNGRDIGARMVEEGWAVSYGRDYDPEETRARKRPAGLWEGDFERPQDWRRRNS, from the coding sequence GTGAGGTTCCGGCGTCGTCGCTCCCGGTCGAGCGGCATCACCTCCCTGATCGTCGCTTTGGCGCTCGCCGGCGGGGCGGGGCTTGCAATGAAGCCGAACGGGCGCTCCCTCGAGGGCAGGGCCCAGGTGACCGATGGGGACACGATCCGCATCGGCGAGACCCGCATCCGCCTCAAAGGGATCGATGCGCCCGAGATCCGGCAGAACTGCTCCCGTTCCGGCCGCTCCTATGCCTGCGGCGAGACTTCCCGCCGGGCCCTCATCGATCTCGTCTCCGGCGAGACGGTGCGCTGTCGCGCCACCGGCCGCGACCGCTACCAGCGCGTCCTCGCACGGTGCACCGTGAACGGCCGGGACATCGGCGCCCGCATGGTGGAGGAGGGCTGGGCCGTCTCCTACGGGCGCGATTACGATCCTGAGGAAACCCGCGCCCGCAAGCGCCCCGCCGGGCTCTGGGAAGGTGATTTCGAGCGTCCGCAGGATTGGCGCAGGCGCAACTCGTGA
- a CDS encoding caspase family protein: MSRLKRATVFIGLALTAIIGQAAVASAQDRLALVVGQGAYLGRELPTAVNDAGLLAQTLTGAGFEVIQGRDLGAGDLRSLVRDFLDKSQNLEPGSTVMVYLAGYGVQLEGENYLLPVDARVERDVDVPLEGFRLSDLVRSLERSPAQARVIVADMARDYPLASTGGPTARGLALMEPPAGFLMAFSSAPNIVAADDKGPYGAYATALAEMIRQPGMPLDEVFARARLRTHEATNGLQIPWHSANLGSGSFVFFEQAEAAAAPLVREVRRIEDVPAEEAYAIAVERDTIQDYQAFLRRYPDHRLARRVTALLAARREALVWRRTLTSNTREAYWTYLRRYPNGPHAPDCQRRLARLSAPYAPPVDFEEVVYDDLPPPLPEVERVEIVEVVTIIREVPPPRVPVYLLPPADEDEEFVTIIREPPPPPVMAGVLPIPMAMPVPVRARPPRLFYQPIAPVTPRGPVAIPVAAPPVFGGLMGNERGPGPRRGLRPEQTVVPRQPGLAAPIRPLPVAVDPSSLREGRGARPGEAQQVRPGRLPARPIPLATIPQEQPRPGRSDIGEPAFRPEAPRGARPAERVPEPRLVRPQAPMQDAARPRNPRFDRDDTFPRQARPERPPIEIERNRPGRNDFNRPDPRIMPERGAPVAGRPATAFPQPEERRPRRDDRVRPPMERERPAAWDRMERERPSPRPVPRMERPEAPAFQPRPVPRMDAPREERAGRGPPRPAFQPPPARGFERPTQVRPAPAPSGGRQGGGNAERCRPGRPCAEEGR, encoded by the coding sequence GTGTCTCGTCTGAAACGTGCTACCGTTTTCATCGGCCTCGCGCTGACGGCTATCATCGGCCAGGCGGCCGTTGCGTCCGCTCAGGACCGCCTCGCCCTCGTGGTCGGGCAGGGCGCCTATCTGGGTCGCGAGCTTCCGACCGCCGTCAACGATGCCGGCCTGCTCGCCCAGACCCTGACCGGCGCCGGGTTCGAGGTGATCCAGGGACGCGATCTCGGTGCCGGCGATCTGCGCAGCCTCGTCCGCGACTTCCTCGACAAGAGCCAGAACCTGGAGCCCGGCTCCACGGTCATGGTCTACCTGGCCGGCTACGGCGTCCAGCTCGAAGGCGAGAATTACCTGCTGCCGGTCGATGCCCGTGTTGAGCGCGACGTGGACGTTCCCCTCGAAGGCTTCCGCCTGTCCGACCTCGTCCGCTCCCTCGAGCGGAGTCCCGCTCAGGCGCGGGTGATCGTCGCCGACATGGCGCGGGATTATCCGCTCGCGTCCACGGGCGGACCGACAGCCAGGGGCCTTGCCCTGATGGAGCCGCCCGCCGGGTTCCTGATGGCCTTCTCCTCGGCTCCCAACATCGTCGCGGCCGATGATAAGGGGCCTTACGGGGCCTATGCGACGGCCCTGGCGGAGATGATCCGCCAGCCGGGGATGCCCCTCGACGAGGTTTTCGCCCGCGCGCGCCTGAGGACGCACGAGGCCACGAACGGCCTGCAGATCCCCTGGCATTCGGCCAATCTCGGAAGCGGCTCCTTTGTCTTCTTCGAGCAGGCGGAGGCGGCGGCCGCGCCCCTGGTGCGCGAGGTGCGCCGGATCGAGGACGTCCCGGCCGAAGAGGCCTATGCCATCGCGGTCGAGCGCGACACGATCCAGGACTACCAGGCTTTTCTGCGCCGCTACCCGGACCATCGCCTCGCGCGCCGCGTGACGGCGCTGCTGGCCGCCCGCCGCGAGGCGCTCGTCTGGCGCCGTACGCTCACCAGCAACACGCGCGAGGCGTACTGGACCTATCTGCGCCGCTATCCGAACGGCCCTCACGCGCCGGATTGCCAGCGCCGGCTCGCGCGCCTGTCCGCGCCCTATGCGCCGCCGGTCGACTTCGAGGAGGTTGTCTACGACGATCTGCCGCCGCCCCTGCCCGAGGTGGAGCGGGTCGAGATCGTGGAAGTCGTAACCATCATCCGCGAGGTTCCTCCGCCGCGCGTGCCGGTCTATCTCCTGCCGCCGGCCGATGAGGACGAGGAGTTCGTGACGATCATCCGCGAGCCGCCGCCGCCGCCGGTCATGGCCGGCGTGCTGCCGATCCCGATGGCCATGCCCGTTCCGGTGCGCGCCCGTCCGCCGCGCTTGTTCTACCAGCCCATCGCGCCGGTCACGCCGCGCGGTCCGGTCGCCATCCCGGTGGCCGCCCCGCCGGTCTTCGGCGGTCTCATGGGCAATGAGCGCGGTCCCGGTCCACGTCGCGGCCTACGCCCCGAACAGACGGTCGTTCCACGCCAACCGGGGCTTGCCGCCCCAATCCGGCCGCTTCCGGTCGCGGTCGATCCGAGCAGTTTGCGCGAGGGCAGGGGCGCTCGACCCGGCGAGGCGCAGCAGGTGCGCCCCGGGCGTCTTCCCGCGCGTCCGATCCCCCTCGCGACCATCCCTCAGGAGCAGCCGCGTCCGGGACGCTCGGATATCGGGGAACCGGCCTTCCGCCCGGAAGCGCCGCGCGGCGCTCGGCCCGCCGAGCGTGTTCCCGAGCCTCGTCTGGTCCGCCCACAAGCTCCCATGCAGGATGCGGCCCGACCGAGAAACCCGCGCTTCGACAGGGACGATACCTTCCCGCGGCAGGCCCGCCCCGAGAGGCCGCCGATCGAGATCGAACGCAACAGGCCCGGACGGAACGACTTCAATCGTCCGGATCCCCGGATCATGCCTGAGCGGGGCGCCCCCGTCGCCGGGCGCCCGGCGACAGCCTTCCCGCAACCGGAAGAGCGCCGTCCGCGCCGGGACGACCGCGTTCGCCCGCCTATGGAACGTGAGCGGCCGGCCGCCTGGGACAGGATGGAGCGCGAGCGTCCTTCGCCGCGCCCTGTGCCTCGTATGGAACGGCCGGAGGCTCCCGCCTTCCAGCCCAGGCCCGTCCCGCGCATGGACGCCCCCCGGGAGGAGCGGGCCGGCCGCGGGCCGCCGCGACCGGCGTTCCAGCCGCCCCCGGCACGAGGCTTCGAGAGGCCGACGCAGGTTCGCCCGGCTCCGGCGCCGTCCGGCGGTCGCCAGGGCGGCGGCAATGCGGAGCGCTGCCGGCCCGGACGGCCCTGCGCTGAGGAAGGTCGCTGA
- the cobT gene encoding nicotinate-nucleotide--dimethylbenzimidazole phosphoribosyltransferase, with protein sequence MSDAVSSPFDDIRRLITTMPGPDEAAVKAVQARDRQLTKPSGSLGRLERIAEWLAAWQAKPVPTVDRPLVCVFAASHGVTAKGVSAFPSEVNRQMLENFAAGGAAINQICAAYGLGFKVFDLAIDMPTGDITEADAMDEKSCVATMAFGMEAIAGGTDLLAIGEMGIGNTTIAAAIYKALYGGSAEHWVGRGTGVDDEGLKRKVAAVEAAIAHHGDSLKDPLEVLRRLGGREIAAMAGAILAARLQHIPVILDGYVATSAAAVLHAIHPSTIDHCIAGHLSAEGAHQDVLTRLGKVPLLALGMRLGEGSGAALAAGLVKAAAAVHRDMATFGQAGVSERLS encoded by the coding sequence ATGTCCGATGCCGTGTCCTCACCTTTCGACGATATCCGCCGCCTGATCACGACCATGCCGGGTCCTGACGAGGCCGCCGTCAAGGCCGTGCAGGCGCGTGATCGCCAGCTCACCAAGCCCTCCGGGAGCTTGGGGCGTCTGGAGCGAATCGCCGAATGGCTGGCGGCCTGGCAGGCGAAGCCCGTTCCGACCGTCGACCGCCCCCTCGTCTGCGTCTTCGCGGCGAGCCATGGCGTGACCGCCAAGGGCGTCTCGGCGTTCCCCTCCGAGGTGAACCGCCAGATGCTGGAGAACTTCGCCGCCGGCGGGGCGGCCATCAATCAGATCTGCGCCGCCTACGGACTGGGCTTCAAGGTGTTCGACCTCGCCATCGACATGCCAACGGGCGATATCACCGAGGCCGACGCCATGGACGAGAAGTCCTGCGTCGCCACCATGGCGTTCGGCATGGAGGCGATCGCCGGCGGGACCGATCTGCTTGCCATCGGCGAAATGGGAATCGGCAACACCACGATTGCCGCAGCCATCTACAAGGCGCTTTACGGCGGATCGGCCGAGCATTGGGTCGGGCGCGGCACGGGGGTTGACGACGAGGGGCTCAAGCGCAAGGTCGCGGCGGTCGAGGCAGCCATCGCCCATCACGGCGACAGTCTCAAAGATCCTCTCGAAGTGCTGCGCCGCCTCGGTGGGCGCGAGATTGCCGCCATGGCGGGCGCCATTCTCGCGGCGCGCCTGCAACATATCCCCGTGATCCTCGACGGCTACGTGGCCACCTCTGCGGCGGCCGTCCTTCACGCCATCCACCCCTCGACCATCGATCACTGCATCGCCGGCCATCTGAGCGCCGAGGGCGCGCACCAGGATGTGCTGACTCGCCTCGGCAAGGTGCCGCTGCTGGCGCTCGGGATGCGGCTCGGCGAAGGGTCCGGCGCGGCTCTGGCAGCCGGCCTCGTGAAGGCCGCGGCGGCGGTACATCGGGACATGGCCACCTTCGGGCAGGCGGGAGTTTCCGAGCGCCTGTCGTGA
- a CDS encoding uracil-DNA glycosylase family protein: MGMNPSPTFDDLAAHLRACRICRDAPRFGAALPHEPRPIIQGSATARLCIASQAPGTRAHASGIPFDDRSGTRLRDWLGLDRATFYDASKVAIVPMGSCFPGQDANGGDLGPRRECAEAWRRPLFQALPSLDLVLLIGQYAQAWHMGDDFKDGLTETVRRWRTILDHPLKPRILPLPHPSWRNNGWLKTNSWFEAELLPVLRFEIRSMFALDDKEL; this comes from the coding sequence ATGGGCATGAATCCCTCTCCGACCTTCGACGATCTTGCCGCTCATTTGCGGGCTTGCCGGATCTGCCGCGATGCGCCGCGCTTCGGCGCGGCCCTCCCGCACGAGCCGCGTCCGATCATCCAGGGCAGCGCCACGGCGCGGCTGTGCATCGCCAGCCAGGCGCCCGGAACCCGCGCCCATGCCAGCGGCATCCCGTTCGACGACCGGTCGGGCACGCGGCTGCGCGACTGGCTCGGCCTCGACCGGGCGACCTTCTACGATGCTTCCAAGGTTGCCATCGTGCCCATGGGCTCATGCTTTCCGGGCCAGGATGCCAATGGCGGCGATCTCGGCCCGCGCCGGGAATGCGCCGAGGCCTGGCGCCGGCCGCTCTTCCAGGCGCTTCCCAGTCTCGATCTCGTCCTCCTGATCGGCCAATATGCCCAGGCTTGGCACATGGGGGACGATTTCAAGGATGGACTGACCGAGACCGTCCGGCGTTGGCGGACAATCCTCGATCACCCGCTAAAACCCCGCATCCTGCCGTTGCCGCATCCATCCTGGCGCAACAACGGGTGGCTTAAGACTAATTCCTGGTTCGAAGCCGAGCTTTTGCCGGTTCTCCGCTTCGAGATCCGTTCTATGTTCGCTCTCGACGACAAGGAGCTTTGA
- a CDS encoding adenosylcobinamide-GDP ribazoletransferase, whose product MSEQFEQGKADAIGGWRAVATDIAHCVRFYSRLPVPALPFERDAHGLPNFTRVVRVIPVGGLVIGVLPAALLGLALSLDLGPWLAAMISVTTLVMTTGALHEDGLADLADSVGGSTREKRLEIMRDSRIGSFGASALFLALALRIGALATLASRLDGVAVMAAVLIVASLSRTAGLIPLVFLPPARRDGIARAVGQPARETFWLAAGIAGGIAVVLGAVSGLPPFGIALMLVLSGLAGIALSGFASRHLGGQTGDVIGAAQQVAEIAALIGLLTAVHP is encoded by the coding sequence ATGTCGGAGCAATTTGAGCAGGGTAAGGCCGATGCCATCGGTGGCTGGCGGGCGGTTGCCACCGACATCGCCCATTGCGTGCGCTTCTATTCCCGGCTGCCGGTGCCCGCCCTTCCCTTCGAGCGGGACGCCCATGGGCTGCCGAACTTTACCCGCGTGGTGCGGGTGATCCCGGTCGGGGGGCTCGTCATCGGCGTCCTGCCGGCGGCCTTGCTCGGCTTGGCTCTTTCCCTCGATCTCGGCCCCTGGCTCGCCGCCATGATCTCGGTGACCACCCTGGTGATGACGACCGGGGCGCTCCATGAGGACGGGCTCGCCGACCTTGCCGACAGCGTCGGCGGCTCGACCCGCGAGAAGCGCCTGGAGATCATGCGCGACAGCCGGATCGGCTCCTTCGGCGCCTCGGCGCTCTTCCTGGCCCTGGCGCTCCGGATCGGGGCGCTCGCCACACTCGCATCCCGTCTCGATGGTGTCGCCGTCATGGCGGCCGTCCTCATCGTGGCGTCCCTGTCCCGGACGGCCGGGCTGATTCCCCTCGTGTTCCTCCCGCCGGCTCGCCGGGACGGCATCGCCCGGGCGGTTGGGCAACCGGCGCGGGAGACGTTCTGGCTGGCGGCGGGAATCGCCGGGGGGATCGCCGTCGTCCTCGGAGCCGTTTCAGGCCTGCCGCCGTTCGGCATCGCCCTGATGCTCGTGCTCTCGGGCCTCGCCGGAATCGCGCTCAGCGGATTCGCATCGCGGCATCTCGGAGGGCAGACGGGGGATGTCATCGGCGCCGCCCAGCAGGTGGCGGAGATCGCTGCGCTGATCGGCCTCTTGACCGCCGTCCACCCATGA
- a CDS encoding ADYC domain-containing protein, protein MGRLSRSTDNHYRFASSSLSNERLLSFRDHSVRVLAFSSFLLFILHALFPQAAFGAGGSLHADGPELVLNLEGERILRGAKLVGLRFVLAGPDGVTHVRIDGVEEDGSARGGPLLLYSMSVHSPDGEEKEPFCLSDPQGRRAGFVIPDGSGGFHFTCTSGAEGKCVRMGYRPWENRDGISSHDLHKACVHMLRADYGGDNHPTTRDGTSVDIFDRFGIQHSEKADGMQFEAAWGADGAVCVARPRIVQNVTLDDIAARFPRLAGRLGPEKCSLEAMREEPRAILFNHSHP, encoded by the coding sequence ATGGGTCGGTTGTCACGCTCGACCGATAATCATTATCGCTTTGCATCCAGCAGTCTCTCGAACGAGAGGCTGCTTTCCTTTCGGGATCATTCAGTGCGTGTTCTGGCCTTTTCATCCTTCCTGCTGTTCATTCTCCATGCCCTCTTCCCTCAAGCCGCTTTTGGCGCAGGCGGCAGTCTTCATGCCGATGGGCCGGAGCTTGTCTTGAACTTGGAGGGTGAGCGGATCCTGCGGGGCGCGAAGCTGGTCGGGCTTCGTTTCGTCCTAGCCGGTCCGGATGGCGTGACCCATGTCCGGATCGACGGTGTCGAAGAGGATGGCAGCGCGAGAGGAGGCCCTCTCCTGCTTTACAGCATGTCGGTTCATTCTCCGGACGGAGAGGAGAAGGAGCCGTTCTGTCTATCCGATCCTCAAGGGCGGCGCGCCGGTTTCGTGATCCCTGACGGGTCTGGCGGTTTTCATTTCACCTGCACCAGCGGGGCTGAAGGCAAATGCGTCCGCATGGGCTATCGCCCTTGGGAAAATCGGGACGGCATCTCTTCGCATGATCTGCACAAGGCTTGCGTGCATATGCTGCGCGCCGATTACGGGGGCGATAACCATCCGACGACGCGGGATGGCACGTCCGTGGACATCTTCGACCGCTTCGGCATTCAGCACTCGGAAAAGGCCGATGGCATGCAGTTCGAGGCAGCCTGGGGGGCCGATGGCGCGGTGTGCGTTGCTCGTCCGCGCATCGTGCAGAACGTCACGCTAGACGATATCGCAGCCCGCTTTCCTCGTTTGGCCGGCAGGCTCGGGCCGGAGAAGTGCAGCCTTGAAGCGATGCGTGAGGAGCCGCGCGCGATTCTCTTCAACCATTCCCATCCTTAA
- a CDS encoding enoyl-CoA hydratase-related protein, whose protein sequence is MSPTTLRCTVDGAVATITLARPEKMNAFNAEMHADLRDALDRCERDESVRVVVLTGEGRAFSSGQDLTVDLKRDEKGRVDLGPALTRDYNPLVLRLANYPKPTIAALNGPAVGASMNIALACDIVVAARSAYLQEAFAKIGLIPDAGGTWILPRLVGPKQALALMLSAEALPAEEAQRMGLVYKVFDDASFAVDVAAFAARLAEGPGLAYRLTKQAVGQSLANDLETQLDLEARLQAEAGSSHDFMEGVAAFREKRAPRFEGR, encoded by the coding sequence ATGAGCCCGACGACCCTGCGCTGCACCGTCGACGGAGCGGTTGCGACCATCACTCTGGCGCGGCCCGAAAAGATGAACGCGTTCAACGCCGAGATGCACGCGGACCTGCGGGACGCGCTGGACCGGTGCGAGCGCGACGAGTCGGTGCGCGTGGTGGTGCTGACCGGGGAGGGCCGGGCGTTCTCCTCGGGCCAGGACCTGACGGTGGACCTGAAGCGCGACGAGAAGGGCCGGGTCGATCTCGGGCCCGCGCTCACCCGCGATTACAACCCGCTGGTGCTCAGGCTCGCCAATTACCCGAAGCCGACCATCGCCGCCCTGAACGGCCCGGCGGTCGGTGCCTCCATGAACATCGCGCTCGCCTGCGACATCGTCGTGGCGGCCCGCTCCGCCTATCTGCAGGAGGCCTTCGCCAAGATCGGCCTGATTCCGGATGCCGGCGGCACCTGGATCCTGCCGCGTCTCGTCGGCCCCAAGCAGGCGCTCGCCCTGATGCTGAGCGCCGAGGCCCTACCGGCCGAGGAGGCCCAGAGGATGGGCCTCGTCTACAAAGTGTTCGACGATGCCTCGTTTGCGGTCGACGTGGCGGCTTTCGCCGCAAGGCTTGCCGAGGGGCCGGGGCTCGCGTATCGCCTCACCAAGCAGGCGGTGGGACAGAGCTTGGCGAACGATCTCGAAACCCAGCTCGACCTTGAGGCAAGGTTGCAGGCCGAGGCCGGATCGAGCCACGACTTCATGGAAGGCGTCGCGGCATTCCGCGAGAAGCGAGCTCCCCGGTTCGAGGGACGATAA
- a CDS encoding cadherin domain-containing protein, which translates to MGYLHFNGHAYEVRLDPSTWSEANGAANLLGGHLAKIESAEENAAIIAYVLRQASLETWGYYAAPDGGGAVYVWLGANDITNEGQWKWADGTDVAYANWGSGSLGSEPDDYTDPQYSPNGQDGGALAVNRWPYPAGGIGSPGQWNDISVSNALSFLVEYETIGLRNANPTNLTLARSTVAENAVINSVITPLSAQDADGDALTYTITDPTGTFAIENGNLVLKKVLDFETVRQYSITIESRDGYAGVTSGSFTISVTDVAESTPPVSITRTGTADADVLIGDTGDDTLSGLAGNDRLYGLEGNDVLKGGAGNDTLEGGAGGDIFVFDIKLSKTNKLNKKQNLDKITDFVVADDTIHLAKSVFSKIAKKGVLKKGEFYVGSAAHDRDDHVIYNKKTGALFYDKDGTGVAEAIQFATVTKNLKMTNGDFLVV; encoded by the coding sequence ATGGGTTATCTGCATTTCAATGGCCACGCATATGAAGTCCGGCTGGATCCCAGCACGTGGAGTGAGGCGAATGGAGCCGCGAATCTCCTCGGTGGCCATCTCGCGAAAATCGAGTCGGCCGAAGAGAATGCAGCAATCATTGCTTACGTGCTCCGACAAGCCTCGTTAGAGACGTGGGGATACTATGCGGCACCCGATGGCGGAGGCGCCGTATATGTTTGGCTTGGCGCGAACGACATCACAAACGAAGGGCAGTGGAAGTGGGCCGACGGTACAGACGTCGCTTACGCGAACTGGGGATCGGGTTCGCTGGGTAGCGAGCCGGATGATTATACGGATCCGCAATACAGCCCCAATGGGCAAGACGGCGGGGCCCTTGCCGTTAATAGATGGCCCTATCCAGCGGGTGGAATCGGCTCGCCCGGACAATGGAACGACATCAGCGTAAGCAATGCCTTATCCTTCTTGGTGGAGTACGAAACGATCGGCTTGAGGAATGCCAACCCTACCAATCTCACTCTCGCGCGCTCCACGGTCGCCGAGAATGCGGTGATCAACTCCGTCATCACTCCTCTTTCAGCACAAGACGCGGATGGAGACGCGCTCACCTATACGATCACGGATCCCACCGGCACGTTCGCCATCGAGAACGGCAATCTTGTTCTGAAGAAGGTGCTCGATTTCGAGACCGTGCGGCAATACTCGATCACGATCGAGTCTCGCGACGGCTATGCGGGCGTGACCTCCGGATCCTTCACAATCAGCGTGACCGACGTTGCCGAGTCGACGCCGCCGGTTTCCATTACCCGGACCGGAACAGCCGACGCTGATGTGCTCATCGGTGACACGGGTGACGATACCCTCTCCGGTCTTGCAGGAAACGACCGACTTTATGGCCTCGAAGGTAATGACGTGCTGAAAGGCGGCGCCGGCAACGACACGCTCGAGGGTGGCGCAGGAGGAGACATCTTCGTGTTCGATATCAAGTTGTCGAAGACGAACAAGCTGAACAAGAAGCAGAACCTGGACAAGATCACCGACTTCGTCGTGGCCGACGACACGATCCATCTGGCCAAGAGCGTCTTCTCAAAGATTGCCAAGAAGGGCGTGCTCAAGAAGGGCGAGTTCTACGTTGGCAGCGCCGCCCATGATCGGGACGATCATGTGATCTACAACAAGAAGACGGGGGCGCTGTTCTACGACAAGGACGGCACCGGGGTGGCCGAGGCGATCCAGTTCGCCACCGTCACCAAGAACCTCAAGATGACCAACGGAGACTTCCTCGTCGTCTGA
- a CDS encoding NAD(P)-dependent oxidoreductase — protein MRKEQVHNCARCARTGETFREQTMAKVAFLGLGVMGYPMARHLKAKGHQVTVYNRTAAKAEKWVSENGGRAATTPREAAEGQEIVFACVGNDDDLRQVTLGPDGAFQSMGKGAIFVDHTTASAEVARELHAAATDKGFAFIDAPVSGGQAGAENGVLTVMCGGDADAYARAEPAIMSFARACRLMGEAGAGQLTKMINQICIAGLVQGLAEGIHFGKKAGLDIEAVLDVISKGAAGSWQMENRGKTMNQGKFDFGFAVDWMRKDLSIVLDEARKNGASLPVTALVDQFYADVQKMGGRRWDTSSLIARLDK, from the coding sequence ATCCGGAAAGAGCAGGTCCACAATTGCGCACGATGCGCTAGAACCGGCGAGACATTCAGGGAGCAGACGATGGCGAAGGTTGCATTCCTCGGGCTCGGCGTGATGGGCTACCCCATGGCCCGTCACCTCAAGGCGAAGGGTCATCAGGTGACGGTCTACAACCGCACGGCGGCCAAGGCCGAGAAATGGGTCTCCGAGAACGGCGGACGCGCCGCCACGACGCCGCGCGAGGCGGCCGAGGGTCAGGAGATCGTGTTCGCCTGCGTCGGCAACGATGACGATCTGCGTCAGGTGACGCTCGGACCGGACGGCGCGTTCCAGAGCATGGGCAAAGGCGCTATCTTCGTCGATCACACCACGGCCTCGGCCGAGGTGGCCCGCGAGCTTCATGCCGCCGCTACGGACAAGGGCTTCGCCTTCATCGACGCTCCCGTGTCGGGCGGCCAGGCGGGTGCGGAGAACGGCGTTCTCACGGTCATGTGCGGCGGCGACGCTGATGCTTACGCGAGGGCCGAGCCCGCCATCATGAGCTTTGCCCGTGCCTGTCGCCTCATGGGCGAAGCGGGGGCCGGCCAGCTCACGAAGATGATCAACCAGATCTGCATCGCCGGTCTCGTGCAGGGCCTGGCCGAAGGTATCCATTTCGGCAAGAAGGCTGGTCTCGATATCGAGGCGGTGCTCGACGTGATTTCCAAGGGCGCCGCCGGCTCATGGCAGATGGAGAATCGCGGCAAGACCATGAACCAGGGCAAGTTCGATTTCGGCTTCGCGGTCGATTGGATGCGCAAGGACCTGTCCATCGTGCTGGACGAGGCCCGCAAGAATGGCGCCAGCCTGCCGGTCACGGCCCTGGTCGACCAGTTCTATGCCGATGTGCAGAAGATGGGCGGCAGGCGCTGGGATACGTCGAGCCTGATCGCACGGCTCGACAAGTAA
- a CDS encoding retropepsin-like aspartic protease family protein, whose amino-acid sequence MPGIRGAGLLLLLAALLVGLFVSDSVGELSALEASGLLALGGLCLLMAASIVEGFSRHWTYGVQSIAVSTGILVALIVTYASRGELQAVIDRAIGDIAVGRTVVTPEGEVVAARRTDGSFMVQGEVNGHETRFVFDTGATTVVLRAEHAAALGFKPDNLNYSIPVATANGGALAAPVVIDRLTVGPITERKVRALIAREGVLHANLLGMTFLERLGSYEVRGNRLILRARSGS is encoded by the coding sequence ATGCCCGGCATTCGCGGCGCGGGCCTCCTCCTTCTCCTGGCCGCCCTCCTCGTCGGGCTGTTCGTCAGCGACTCGGTCGGCGAACTCTCGGCCCTGGAGGCATCGGGGCTTCTCGCCCTCGGCGGATTGTGCCTGCTCATGGCGGCCTCGATCGTCGAAGGCTTCTCCCGGCATTGGACCTACGGCGTCCAGTCCATCGCGGTCAGCACCGGCATCCTGGTGGCCCTGATCGTGACCTACGCATCCCGGGGAGAGTTGCAGGCCGTGATCGACCGCGCCATCGGCGATATCGCGGTCGGCCGCACCGTCGTCACGCCCGAGGGCGAAGTGGTGGCCGCGCGCCGGACGGATGGGAGCTTCATGGTGCAGGGCGAGGTGAACGGCCACGAGACCCGCTTCGTCTTCGACACGGGCGCGACCACGGTCGTCCTGCGCGCGGAGCACGCCGCCGCTCTCGGCTTCAAACCCGACAACTTGAACTATTCCATTCCTGTCGCAACCGCCAACGGCGGCGCCCTCGCGGCCCCGGTGGTCATCGACCGCCTGACCGTCGGCCCGATCACCGAACGCAAGGTCCGCGCGCTGATCGCCCGCGAAGGCGTGCTCCACGCCAACCTCCTCGGCATGACGTTTCTGGAGCGGCTGGGCTCCTACGAGGTGCGGGGAAACAGGCTGATCCTGAGAGCCCGGTCAGGCTCGTGA